The window TTCAGAAGGTGATCGAGCTGACTTTCATGGACGAATCCCATGAGGTGACGGCGGTGAGCGACGGTCAGGAGGCGATCGACCGTCTCGACGGTTTGGAGCCGGACGTGGTGATCGCCGATGTCCACATGCCTGGCCTGGGCGGGCTGGATGTTTGTCGCCGGGTCAAGGAGTCGACCCCCGGTTTGCCGGTGCTGCTGCTGGTCGGCACCTTCGAGCCCTTCGAGATGGAGGAGGCCGAGCAGGCGGGAGCCGATGCGGTGCTCCGCAAGCCTTTCGATTCCCAAGAGTTGATGGAAGAAGTGGAGCGCCTGCTGTCGTCCGCTGGCGCCGAGGACGAGGCCGGTGCCGATGCGGCCGCGGCCGGTGCCGATGCGGCCGCGGCCGGAGCCGCTGTCGAAGGGGAGGCCGAAGCTGCTGTCGAAGGAGAAGCGGCCGACGACGCTGGCGAAGACACGGCTCCGTCGGGCATCGCCGCCGAGACGGAAGTCTTTGCCATGCCCGAGGCCGGCGATCAGGCGTCGCCCTCGAACTGGGGCTTCCAGCAGGAGGCGGAGCCGTTCCGGCTGGGGGAAACCGGGCCGGTGGAAGACCAGGTTGAGGAGCCCGCGCCGGTGGCCGACCCCTGGCAGGAACTGGATGTGGCCCCCACCTCGCAAGACGATAGCCCTCAGGAAGGGGAAGACGAAGCCACTCCGGAAGTTGTCGTGGCGGCCGAGGCCGAAGAGGCTCCGGACGAGGCTCCGGATGGCGAAGCCATCGTGGAGGGCGAGGCGGAGGCCGCGCCGGCCGTTTCCGAACGGGCGGCGATGGCCTGGAAGCCTCAGGCCGTCGAGGCGACGGCAGAGGAGGACGGAGCGGACGACACCGGCGCCGCCGCAAACGGTGGACTGTCCGATGACGATGTCGAGCGCATTGCCCAGCGGGTGGCGGAGATCGTCGGTGAGCGCGTCGCCAAGGACGTTGCCTGGGAGGTCATTCCGGATCTCGCGGAGGTGATCATCAAGGACCGTCTGCGGGAGCTCGAAGACCAAGTCGACTGACGCTCTAAATCGCCCGCACCAGCAGCGCCTCGCCGGCCTCGGCCCGCGGGGCGTTCGTCCTTGTGGAGGCGCCGAGTTTGATCGAGAAGAATTCTCAGCACCTGAAAGGAACATCCTGTGACCACCGGGAACTCTTCCTCTCCGCCGGGCGCGCATAGGCCGGGCGCCCCTCCGCCGGGCGCCCCCGAATCGGCGACCGCACCGGCGCCGATGGATAAGCGGTTCGAGCCCTCCAGTTACGAAGGCCGCTGGCAGCGCTTCTGGGCGGAGCAAGGGTGCTTCGAGGTGGATCCCACCTCCGGGCGTCCGGCCTACTGCATCATGATTCCGCCGCCCAACGTGACCGGCAAGCTGCACATGGGCCACGCGCTGCAGTCCACTCTGCAGGATCTCCTCACCCGATGGATGCGCATGAAGGGCTGTGAAGCCCTGTGGCTTCCGGGTACCGACCACGCCGGCATCGCCACCCAATTGATGGTCGAGCGACAGCTCGCCGA is drawn from Acidobacteriota bacterium and contains these coding sequences:
- a CDS encoding response regulator; this translates as MSKKILVADDSLTIQKVIELTFMDESHEVTAVSDGQEAIDRLDGLEPDVVIADVHMPGLGGLDVCRRVKESTPGLPVLLLVGTFEPFEMEEAEQAGADAVLRKPFDSQELMEEVERLLSSAGAEDEAGADAAAAGADAAAAGAAVEGEAEAAVEGEAADDAGEDTAPSGIAAETEVFAMPEAGDQASPSNWGFQQEAEPFRLGETGPVEDQVEEPAPVADPWQELDVAPTSQDDSPQEGEDEATPEVVVAAEAEEAPDEAPDGEAIVEGEAEAAPAVSERAAMAWKPQAVEATAEEDGADDTGAAANGGLSDDDVERIAQRVAEIVGERVAKDVAWEVIPDLAEVIIKDRLRELEDQVD